A window of the Pungitius pungitius chromosome 3, fPunPun2.1, whole genome shotgun sequence genome harbors these coding sequences:
- the scn1lab gene encoding sodium channel, voltage-gated, type I like, alpha b isoform X3: MLMSNSSDVHAADVRAAFMPCCVVTVHLILQVCNRVCTPRQCFSSAHVQSIASFENYLSDTRYVTEFVDLGNVSALRTFRVLRALKTISVIPGLKTIVGALIQSVKKLSDVMILTVFCLSVFALIGLQLFMGNLRQKCVRLPLTANATNSSIASAAGGGDAALFNGTLLDINATEIPFNWTEYMNDKSNYYFLPGRRDALLCGNGSGAGLCPEGFTCIKAGRNPDYDYTSFDTFSWAFLSLFRLMTQDYWENLYQQTLRAAGKPYMIFFVLVIFLGSFYLVNLILAVVAMAYDEQNQATIEEAQQKEEEFQAMLEQLKRQQEEAQVAAAAATESGEYSGRGAPTSESSSGMSKLSSKSAKERRNRRKKRRQREEEEGRGAHDKFHKSESEDSIKRTSFRFSIDANRLSYEKRCSSPNQSLLSVRGSLFSPRRNSRASLFSFHGRARDMGSENDFADDEHSTFEESDSRRGSLFLPRRLERRCSAVSQTSLGAPRIILPANGKMHCAVDCNGVVSLVGGTSVTTSPGGLRLPEGTTTDTELKKRRPGFRKPSMDYLDEPVARQRAMSVASILTNTMEELEESRQKCPPCWYRFANTCLIWDCCPTWLKIKDIVSTVVMDPFVDLAITICIVLNTLFMAMEHYPMTKEFNSVLSVGNLVFTGIFTAEMCFKIIALDPYYYFQQGWNIFDGIIVSLSLMELGLANVEGLSVLRSFRLLRVFKLAKSWPTLNMLIKIIGNSVGALGNLTLVLAIIVFIFAVVGMQLFGKSYKECVCKISEDCQLPRWHMHDFFHSFLIVFRVLCGEWIETMWDCMEVAGQSMCLIVFMMVMVIGNLVVLNLFLALLLSSFSADNLAATDEDSEMNNLQIAVGRIQRGVAFLKSAFRQFLQSLCFGGGGKGCGLAEETKTLDELHSNGKGNCVSNHTSVEITKDPSVVYVTEGNGRPGGGLVVGLGLGGDSAEKFPDDECDYMSFIHNPSLTVTVPIAVGESDFENPNTEEFSSDSSDVEDSIEKLDVEPQRLSSSEGSTVDIRPPGDGVDSVELEPEESLEPEACFTEGCLIRFPCCQIDEEEEHFKRWWTLRKTCFIIVEHNWFESFIIFMILLSSGALAFEDIYIEQRKTIKIVLEYADKVFTYIFILEMLLKWVAYGFVKYFTNAWCWLDFLIVDVSLVSLVANALGYSELTAIKSLRTLRALRPLRALSRFEGMRVVVNALLGAIPSIMNVLLVCLIFWLIFSIMGVNLFAGKYYYCVNTTTDLVFPLDVVNNMTECLNLANDSARWKNVKINFDNVGAGYLALLQVATFKGWMDIMYAAVDSRDVEDQPEYEVNLYMYLYFVIFIIFGSFFTLNLFIGVIIDNFNQQKKKFGGQDIFMTEEQKKYYNAMKKLGSKKPQKPIPRPANAFQGCVFDCITKQAFDIVIMILICLNMVTMMVETDNQTKEMDKTLYRINLVFIVLFTGECMLKMISLRHYYFTIGWNIFDFVVVILSIVGMFLSEIIEKYFVSPTLFRVIRLARIGRILRLIKGAKGIRTLLFALMMSLPALFNIGLLLFLVMFIYAIFGMSNFAYVKHEAGIDDMFNFETFGNSMICLFQITTSAGWDGLMAPILNKREPDCDSEMEHPGNNHKGNCGNPSVAIFFFVSYIIICFLIVVNMYIAVILENFSVATEESAEPLSEDDFEMFYEVWERFDPDATQFMEYSKLSDFADALDPPLRMAKPNMLHLISMDLPMVSGERIHCLDILFAFTKRVLGESGEMDVLRGQMEERFMASNPSKVSYEPITTTLRRKQEDMAAVIIQRAFRHYKIRLAMKKASAIYKERLKEGARDPDKDLMVIGKFPENSTSEKTDMTPSTASPPSYNSVTKSYNDKYEKENREKENKGRDRNK; encoded by the exons gtaATTACTATTTCCTACCGGGGCGTCGGGATGCTCTACTCTGTGGGAACGGCAGCGGCGCTGG GCTCTGTCCAGAGGGCTTCACGTGCATCAAAGCCGGCCGCAACCCAGACTACGACTACACCAGCTTCGATACGTTCAGCTGGGCCTTCCTCTCCCTGTTCCGCCTCATGACCCAGGACTACTGGGAAAACCTCTACCAGCAG ACTTTGCGGGCGGCGGGGAAGCCCTACATGATCTTCTTTGTGCTGGTGATCTTCCTGGGCTCCTTTTACCTGGTCAACCTGATCCTGGCCGTGGTAGCCATGGCTTATGATGAGCAGAACCAGGCGACCATCGAGGAGGctcagcagaaggaggaggagttccAGGCCATGCTGGAGCAGCTGAAgagacagcaggaggaggcgcag GTTGCCGCGGCAGCAGCCACGGAGAGCGGGGAGTACAGCGGGAGAGGCGCCCCCACCTCCGAGTCGTCCTCGGGGATGTCGAAGCTCAGCTCCAAGAGTGCCAAGGAGCGACGCAACAGgcggaagaagaggaggcagagagaggaagaggaggggaggggggcccACGACAAATTCCACAAGTCTGAGTCTGAGGACAGCATCAAGAGAACCAGCTTCCGCTTCTCCATAGACGCCAACAGGCTGTCGTATGAGAAGAGGTGCTCCTCGCCCAACCAG TCTCTCCTCAGCGTCCGCGGATCCCTCTTCTCACCGCGGAGGAACAGCCGCGCCAGCCTCTTCAGCTTCCACGGCCGCGCCCGCGACATGGGCTCCGAGAACGACTTCGCCGACGACGAGCACAGCACCTTCGAGGAGAGCGACAGCCGCCGCGGCTCCCTGTTCCTGCCGCGGCGCCTCGAGCGCCGCTGCAGCGCCGTCAGCCAGACCAGCCTCGGGGCGCCGCGCATCATCCTGCCCGCCAACGGCAAGATGCACTGCGCCGTGGACTGCAACGGCGTGGTGTCTCTGGTCGGTGGGACGTCCGTAACGACCTCCCCTGGAGGTCTCCGGCTGCCCGAG GGTACAACTACAGATACTGAGCTCAAGAAGCGGCGGCCAGGTTTTCGCAAGCCATCCATGGATTATTTGGACGAACCGGTGGCCCGGCAGAGAGCCATGAGCGTGGCCAGTATCCTCACCAACACCATGGAAG AGCTGGAGGAGTCGAGACAGAAATGCCCCCCTTGCTGGTACCGATTTGCCAACACCTGCCTGATCTGGGACTGCTGCCCCACGTGGCTGAAAATCAAGGACATCGTCAGCACGGTGGTCATGGACCCCTTTGTGGACCTGGCCATCACAATATGCATTGTGCTCAACACCCTGTTCATGGCCATGGAGCACTACCCCATGACTAAAGAATTCAATAGCGTCCTCTCAGTGGGAAACTTG GTGTTCACAGGCATCTTCACGGCAGAAATGTGCTTCAAGATCATCGCCCTGGATCCCTACTACTACTTCCAACAGGGCTGGAACATCTTTGACGGCATCATCGTGAGCCTGAGCCTGATGGAGCTCGGCTTAGCCAACGTGGAGGGCCTATCCGTCCTGCGCTCCTTCCGATTG CTGAGGGTCTTCAAGCTGGCCAAGTCATGGCCCACTCTGAACATGCTGATCAAGATCATCGGCAACTCGGTGGGGGCCCTGGGGAACCTGACGCTGGTGCTGGCCATCATCGTCTTCATCTTCGCCGTGGTCGGCATGCAGCTGTTCGGCAAGAGCTACAAGGAGTGCGTGTGTAAGATTTCCGAAGACTGCCAGCTGCCCCGCTGGCACATGCACGACTTCTTCCACTCCTTCCTCATCGTGTTCCGGGTGCTGTGCGGGGAGTGGATCGAGACAATGTGGGACTGCATGGAGGTGGCCGGGCAGAGCATGTGCCTGATAGTCTTCATGATGGTCATGGTCATTGGAAACCTGGTG GTTTTAAACCTCTTCCTGGCTCTCCTCCTGAGCTCATTCAGCGCCGACAACCTGGCGGCGACTGACGAGGACAGCGAGATGAACAACCTGCAGATCGCCGTGGGCCGGATCCAGCGGGGCGTCGCGTTCCTCAAATCCGCGTTCCGGCAGTTCCTCCAGAGCCTCTGCTTTGGCGGCGGCGGGAAGGGCTGCGGCCTGGCGGAGGAGACCAAAACGCTGGATGAGCTGCACAGCAACGGCAAGGGCAACTGCGTCTCCAACCACACGTCGGTGGAGATCACCAAAGACCCCAGCGTGGTGTACGTGACAGAGGGAAACGGGCGCCCGGGAGGAGGGCTGGTGGTCGGGCTCGGGCTCGGCGGCGACTCCGCGGAGAAGTTCCCGGACGACGAGTGCGACTACATGTCGTTCATCCACAACCCCAGCCTGACGGTCACGGTGCCCATCGCGGTGGGCGAGTCGGACTTCGAGAACCCCAACACGGAGGAATTCAGCAGCGACTCGTCGGACGTGGAGGACAGCATAGAg AAGCTCGACGTAGAGCCCCAGCGCCTGAGCTCATCGGAGGGGAGCACGGTGGACATCCGCCCCCCGGGAGACGGGGTGGACTCGGTGGAGCTGGAGCCGGAGGAATCCCTGGAACCGGAGGCCTGCTTCACGGAGG GCTGCCTGATCAGGTTCCCGTGCTGCCAAatcgatgaggaggaagagcattTTAAGCGCTGGTGGACCCTCAGGAAAACCTGCTTTATCATAGTGGAGCACAACTGGTTTGAATCCTTCATCATATTCATGATCCTGCTAAGCAGCGGAGCGCTG GCGTTCGAGGACATTTACATTGAGCAGCGGAAGACCATTAAAATCGTGCTGGAGTACGCGGACAAGGTTTTCACTTACATCTTCATCCTGGAAATGCTGCTGAAGTGGGTGGCCTACGGCTTCGTCAAGTATTTCACCAACGCCTGGTGCTGGCTGGACTTTCTCATTGTAGAC GTGTCCCTGGTGAGCCTCGTAGCGAACGCTCTGGGCTACTCTGAGCTAACCGCCATCAAATCTCTGAGGACACTGCGAGCCCTCCGGCCCCTGAGGGCGCTGTCTCGGTTTGAGGGCATGAGG GTCGTGGTCAACGCGCTGCTGGGGGCCATTCCCTCCATCATGAACGTGCTGCTGGTCTGCCTCATCTTCTGGCTCATCTTCAGCATCATGGGCGTCAACCTGTTCGCGGGGAAGTACTACTACTGCGTCAACACCACCACGGATTTGGTGTTCCCCCTCGACGTGGTCAACAACATGACGGAGTGTCTGAACCTGGCGAACGACAGCGCGCGCTGGAAGAACGTCAAGATCAACTTTGACAACGTGGGGGCCGGCTACCTGGCTCTGCTGCAAGTG GCAACCTTTAAGGggtggatggacatcatgtACGCAGCGGTGGACTCTCGAGAT GTGGAGGATCAGCCCGAATACGAAGTGAACTTGTACATGTACCTCTACTTTGTCATCTTCATTATCTTCGGCTCCTTCTTTACCCTCAACCTGTTCATCGGCGTCATCATCGACAACTTCaaccagcagaagaagaag TTTGGAGGTCAGGACATCTTCATGACAGAAGAGCAGAAGAAATACTACAACGCCATGAAGAAGTTGGGCTCCAAGAAACCACAGAAACCGATACCTCGGCCGGCG AATGCATTCCAAGGCTGCGTGTTCGACTGCATCACAAAGCAGGCCTTCGATATCGTGATCATGATCCTCATCTGCCTCAACATGGTGACCATGATGGTGGAGACGGACAACCAGACCAAGGAAATGGACAAAACACTCTACCGGATCAACCTGGTCTTCATCGTGCTCTTCACTGGGGAGTGCATGCTCAAGATGATCTCCTTGCGTCACTATTACTTCACCATCGGCTGGAACATATTTGACTTTGTGGTGGTGATCCTGTCCATCGTAG GCATGTTTTTATCCGAAATTATTGAAAAGTACTTTGTGTCCCCGACGCTGTTCCGAGTGATCCGTCTGGCCCGGATAGGCCGCATCCTCCGACTCATCAAAGGGGCCAAGGGTATCCGGACGCTCCTCTTCGCCCTGATGATGTCGCTGCCCGCTCTGTTCAAcattggcctcctcctcttcctcgtcatGTTCATCTACGCCATCTTCGGCATGTCCAACTTTGCCTACGTCAAGCACGAGGCGGGCATCGACGACATGTTCAACTTTGAGACGTTCGGGAACAGCATGATCTGCTTGTTCCAGATCACCACGTCGGCCGGGTGGGACGGACTGATGGCGCCCATCCTCAACAAGAGGGAGCCCGACTGCGACAGCGAAATGGAGCACCCGGGCAACAACCACAAGGGCAACTGCGGAAACCCGTCGGTTgccatcttcttcttcgtcaGCTACATCATCATCTGCTTCTTGATCGTGGTTAACATGTATATCGCCGTCATCCTGGAGAACTTCAGCGTGGCGACAGAGGAGAGCGCCGAGCCGCTGAGCGAGGACGACTTTGAGATGTTCTACGAGGTGTGGGAGCGCTTCGACCCCGACGCCACGCAGTTCATGGAATATAGCAAGCTCTCTGACTTTGCCGACGCCCTGGACCCGCCGCTGCGCATGGCCAAGCCCAACATGCTCCACCTGATCTCCATGGACCTGCCGATGGTGAGCGGCGAGCGCATCCACTGCCTCGACATCCTGTTTGCCTTCACCAAGCGAGTGCTAGGCGAGAGCGGCGAGATGGACGTCCTGCGCGGGCAAATGGAGGAGCGCTTCATGGCCTCCAACCCGTCCAAGGTGTCCTACGAGCCCATCACCACCACCCTGCGCCGCAAACAAGAGGACATGGCGGCCGTAATTATCCAGCGAGCCTTCCGTCACTACAAGATCCGCCTGGCCATGAAGAAGGCTTCCGCCATCTACAAGGAGCGGCTGAAGGAGGGAGCCCGCGACCCCGACAAGGACTTGATGGTCATCGGCAAGTTCCCCGAGAACTCCACCTCCGAGAAAACAGACATGACACCCTCGACGGCCTCGCCGCCGTCCTACAACAGCGTGACAAAATCGTACAATGACAAATACGAGAAAGAGAacagggaaaaagaaaacaaaggtaGAGACAGAAATAAATAG